In Haloarchaeobius litoreus, the following are encoded in one genomic region:
- a CDS encoding PAS domain S-box protein, translating into MEPEPPVRIVWVVAGDESGPPDPAAIDVVDEVLSGSAAKGHVTQLDDLTTTCFVAVGQPGLDWFERCAEQLVSPPPSLLVVDDASTAEAATGSGPVDEVVWRDALADPVRFTLRARRTVAGSRAPADPPVFDFEPLVEHAQDLITVVDPDGRIRYANPAVEDILGYDRDEFVGTPVFEYVHPDDRREVAAETKAVLDSAETLVNTNVYRARHADGSWRWLESVSQSEDLTAPVDGYVVSSRDVTERVERESRLQRERETTENVLESLEDVYFVLDRDGHLQRWNSTVETVLDRTASELDGLDVRAVFVDADRSRLDEHLAAVIEGESRTIQLDVRTADGERRPYEFKTSPFVVEGEIAGVCGIGRDVTEREARADRLRRTERRFQAVFDDPMSFLGILDTDGRLLDVNERACEFAGVIADDVTGRRFWRLPWWEHSDAEQDRVRSAIERAADGEFVRFKTTNVGPDGELAHLDTSLRPVVRDDGTVASIIAEGIDISEEVTANRERELLLDAIQSAARAPDLEAALTETLRTVVANTNVVYGEAWLPDGGELQLQNAWWTDEPELESFGRHSEGLRFGKGEGLPGRVWESGDHEWVLNLDERTEASLPRIEEIVHAGLASAVGVPVLGTDGSVLTVLVFLTDTSRGRDDRFLELVDTITAHLGAILQRKVVEDELAAERERQQRLLETSPVGILVVGGDGALEQENQRAREIFGVEDAETVADAYEREPWRMTPTTDDGQELGTGLFQGVAETGTSMRNAVYVVDRADGERLWLLVNAAPVGGEKGEVIVSFSDITEQKRHEQAFQNQAERVSVLNRVLRHDLRSHLTVVGGLLDRISEQADVPAASVEAIRQSLDDLEALSQRARRIEAAFESETQATVDLGALAERAVADAAGAHPHAAVTLTEASGVPVLAHEHVRLVLDNLLENAIVHHDEPNPSVEVSVTRHDETSARLVVSDDGPGIPESEIQLRESRLETALEHSDGLGLWIVRWLVSKSDGELRLERTENGSRAVVLLPVAPGAE; encoded by the coding sequence ATGGAGCCCGAGCCACCGGTCCGAATCGTCTGGGTCGTCGCCGGCGACGAGTCAGGACCGCCCGACCCGGCCGCCATCGACGTTGTTGACGAGGTACTCTCCGGTTCTGCGGCGAAGGGCCACGTCACCCAGCTCGACGACCTGACGACGACATGCTTCGTCGCGGTGGGGCAACCGGGGCTCGACTGGTTCGAGCGGTGTGCGGAGCAGCTGGTGTCACCGCCGCCGTCACTGCTCGTCGTCGACGACGCATCCACCGCCGAGGCGGCGACCGGTTCGGGCCCCGTGGACGAGGTCGTCTGGAGGGACGCGCTGGCGGACCCGGTCCGGTTCACACTGCGCGCCCGACGAACCGTCGCCGGGTCACGAGCGCCCGCCGACCCCCCGGTCTTCGACTTCGAACCGCTGGTCGAGCACGCACAGGACCTCATCACCGTCGTGGACCCCGACGGCCGAATCCGCTACGCGAACCCCGCCGTCGAGGACATCCTCGGCTACGACCGCGACGAGTTCGTGGGCACGCCCGTCTTCGAGTACGTCCACCCCGACGACAGACGCGAGGTCGCCGCGGAGACGAAGGCCGTCCTCGACAGCGCGGAGACGCTGGTCAACACGAACGTTTACCGGGCCCGCCACGCCGACGGCTCCTGGCGCTGGCTCGAATCGGTCAGCCAGAGCGAGGACCTCACCGCACCGGTCGACGGCTACGTGGTCTCCTCGCGCGACGTGACCGAGCGGGTCGAACGGGAGTCCCGCCTCCAGCGCGAGCGCGAGACCACCGAGAACGTGCTCGAATCCCTCGAGGACGTGTACTTCGTCCTCGACCGGGACGGCCACCTGCAGCGCTGGAACTCCACCGTCGAGACGGTGCTCGACAGGACGGCAAGCGAGCTGGACGGACTCGACGTGCGCGCGGTGTTCGTCGACGCCGACCGGTCCCGACTCGACGAGCACCTCGCGGCGGTCATCGAGGGCGAGTCCCGGACCATCCAGCTCGACGTCCGCACGGCCGACGGCGAGCGGCGGCCGTACGAGTTCAAGACGAGTCCGTTCGTGGTCGAGGGCGAGATCGCCGGCGTCTGTGGCATCGGGCGCGACGTGACCGAGCGCGAGGCGCGCGCCGACCGGCTCCGGCGCACGGAGCGTCGATTCCAGGCGGTCTTCGACGACCCGATGTCGTTCCTCGGCATCCTCGACACCGACGGCCGGCTGCTGGACGTGAACGAACGTGCCTGCGAGTTCGCTGGCGTCATCGCCGACGATGTGACCGGTCGCCGCTTCTGGCGGCTACCATGGTGGGAGCACTCCGACGCCGAACAGGACCGCGTCCGCTCGGCCATCGAGCGCGCGGCCGACGGCGAGTTCGTCCGGTTCAAGACGACGAACGTCGGTCCCGACGGGGAACTCGCCCACCTCGACACCTCGCTCCGGCCGGTCGTCCGCGACGACGGCACCGTGGCCTCCATCATCGCCGAGGGCATCGACATCAGCGAGGAGGTGACGGCCAACCGGGAGCGAGAACTGCTCCTCGACGCCATCCAGTCTGCCGCCCGTGCACCGGATCTCGAGGCCGCGCTGACCGAGACGCTGCGGACGGTCGTGGCGAACACGAACGTTGTCTACGGGGAGGCGTGGCTCCCCGATGGTGGCGAGTTACAGCTCCAGAACGCGTGGTGGACCGACGAGCCCGAACTCGAATCGTTCGGCCGCCACAGCGAGGGATTACGGTTCGGCAAGGGCGAGGGCCTCCCGGGTCGGGTCTGGGAGTCTGGCGACCACGAATGGGTGTTGAACCTCGACGAGCGCACGGAGGCTTCGCTCCCCCGGATCGAGGAGATCGTCCACGCCGGCCTCGCGAGCGCCGTCGGAGTCCCCGTCCTCGGGACCGACGGGAGCGTCCTGACCGTGCTCGTCTTCCTGACCGACACGAGCCGGGGGCGCGACGACCGGTTCCTCGAGCTGGTCGACACCATCACGGCCCACCTCGGGGCCATCCTCCAGCGGAAGGTCGTCGAGGACGAGCTGGCCGCGGAGCGGGAGCGCCAGCAGCGGCTTCTTGAGACCAGCCCGGTCGGAATCCTCGTCGTCGGGGGCGACGGCGCGCTCGAACAGGAGAACCAGCGGGCTCGCGAAATCTTCGGCGTCGAAGACGCGGAGACGGTCGCGGACGCCTACGAGCGCGAACCGTGGCGTATGACCCCCACCACGGACGACGGGCAGGAACTGGGCACCGGCTTGTTCCAGGGAGTCGCTGAGACCGGGACGTCGATGCGAAACGCGGTGTACGTGGTGGACCGCGCCGACGGCGAGCGGCTCTGGCTGCTGGTCAACGCCGCACCCGTCGGTGGTGAGAAGGGCGAGGTCATCGTCTCCTTCTCGGACATCACCGAACAGAAACGACACGAGCAGGCGTTCCAGAACCAGGCGGAACGGGTGAGTGTGCTGAACCGCGTCCTCCGGCACGACCTCCGGTCACATCTGACCGTCGTGGGTGGGCTCCTCGACCGCATCAGCGAGCAGGCCGACGTTCCCGCAGCCTCGGTCGAGGCCATCCGGCAGTCGCTGGACGATTTGGAGGCGCTGAGCCAGCGTGCCAGACGCATCGAAGCCGCGTTCGAGTCAGAGACGCAGGCGACCGTCGACCTCGGCGCACTGGCCGAACGCGCCGTGGCCGACGCGGCCGGCGCCCACCCCCACGCAGCGGTGACGCTCACGGAGGCGAGCGGGGTGCCGGTGCTCGCACACGAACACGTCCGGCTCGTGCTCGACAACCTGCTCGAGAACGCCATCGTCCACCACGACGAACCGAATCCGTCGGTCGAGGTGTCGGTCACACGCCACGACGAGACGAGTGCGCGCCTCGTCGTCAGCGACGACGGACCGGGCATCCCCGAGTCGGAGATCCAACTCCGCGAGTCCCGCCTCGAGACCGCACTGGAGCACTCCGACGGGCTCGGACTGTGGATCGTCCGCTGGCTGGTCTCGAAGTCCGACGGCGAGCTCAGGCTGGAACGGACCGAGAACGGCTCGCGGGCCGTCGTGTTGCTCCCGGTCGCACCGGGGGCCGAGTGA
- a CDS encoding transcription initiation factor IIB produces the protein MTGPKQTLQTTESRAPSRGRRRTRADEQRDDTERTQDEREVCPECGTDAITDDEHGETVCGDCGMVLEEDLVDHGPEWRAFDSREKNEKSRVGAPTTQMLHDKGLSSVIDWQNKDAYGSALSPRKRQKMQRLRTWDERFRAQSARDRNLKQALGEITRMASALDLPDNVQETASVVYRRALEDDLLPGRSIEAMATASLYAAARQANVPRSLDEFAPVSRVDRREFARAYRYIVKELDLALEPADPLDYLPRFCSELAVPNELKHRAEELLEAGKRQSVHSGKSPVGLAAAAIYAASLLTDEKLTQREIGEAADVSEVTIRNRYKELLQADEEFQQTPQATA, from the coding sequence ATGACCGGACCGAAACAGACGCTGCAGACGACCGAGAGTCGAGCGCCGTCGCGCGGACGGCGGCGTACCAGAGCGGACGAGCAGCGGGACGACACCGAGCGCACCCAGGACGAGCGCGAGGTCTGCCCCGAGTGCGGCACCGACGCCATCACCGACGACGAGCACGGCGAGACGGTCTGTGGCGACTGCGGGATGGTCCTCGAGGAGGACCTCGTCGACCACGGCCCCGAGTGGCGCGCGTTCGACAGCCGGGAGAAGAACGAGAAGTCGCGCGTCGGCGCACCGACGACGCAGATGCTCCACGACAAGGGGCTCTCGTCGGTCATCGACTGGCAGAACAAGGACGCCTACGGCTCCGCCCTCTCCCCGCGCAAGCGCCAGAAGATGCAACGCCTGCGCACCTGGGACGAGCGCTTCCGCGCCCAGAGCGCCCGCGACCGCAACCTCAAGCAGGCCCTCGGCGAGATAACCCGGATGGCCAGCGCGCTCGACCTCCCCGACAACGTCCAGGAGACCGCGTCGGTCGTCTACCGCCGTGCGCTGGAGGACGACCTGCTCCCGGGCCGGTCCATCGAGGCGATGGCGACGGCGTCGCTGTACGCCGCCGCCCGGCAGGCGAACGTCCCCCGGAGCCTCGACGAGTTCGCGCCGGTCAGCCGCGTCGACCGCCGGGAGTTCGCCCGCGCGTACCGGTACATCGTCAAGGAGCTCGACCTCGCGCTCGAACCCGCGGACCCCCTCGACTACCTCCCGCGGTTCTGCTCCGAGCTCGCGGTCCCGAACGAGCTGAAACACCGTGCCGAGGAGCTGCTGGAGGCGGGCAAGCGCCAGAGCGTCCACAGCGGCAAGTCGCCGGTCGGCCTCGCGGCGGCGGCCATCTACGCCGCGTCGCTGCTGACCGACGAGAAGCTCACCCAGCGCGAGATCGGCGAGGCAGCCGACGTGAGCGAGGTCACCATCCGGAACCGCTACAAGGAGCTGCTCCAGGCGGACGAGGAGTTCCAGCAGACGCCGCAGGCGACGGCCTGA
- a CDS encoding DUF4382 domain-containing protein: MTARGPRDRRRVLSTLATAGLTSAVAGCLGGGGGDGGDGSTPSRGTTADQTETTDGGDPATTSGGTGTSGVGGSVTADVSLTVRSSRSNIDQFQTFQTTFEALELVQADGTVVRRDVTTTDVDLTSLGAGGSVDLFQTSLPAGEYTEARLYLPIQNATLTNGDDPEFERTVPASREIRNGDPIELQSGSTVDFGLTIALLRIAGDGPWTYTLGWGIQ, encoded by the coding sequence ATGACGGCGAGGGGACCGCGTGACCGACGTCGGGTTCTCTCGACGCTCGCGACGGCCGGCCTGACCTCGGCGGTCGCCGGCTGTCTGGGCGGTGGCGGCGGTGACGGGGGCGACGGGTCGACGCCGTCCCGGGGAACCACCGCCGACCAGACCGAGACGACCGACGGGGGCGACCCGGCGACCACGAGCGGCGGCACCGGGACGTCGGGTGTTGGCGGCAGCGTGACTGCCGACGTCTCGTTGACGGTCCGTTCCAGCCGGTCGAACATCGACCAGTTCCAGACGTTCCAGACGACGTTCGAGGCCCTCGAACTGGTGCAGGCCGACGGGACGGTGGTCCGGCGGGACGTCACCACGACGGACGTCGACCTGACATCCCTCGGTGCGGGCGGGAGCGTCGACCTGTTCCAGACATCGCTTCCCGCAGGAGAGTACACCGAGGCGCGGCTCTACCTTCCCATCCAGAACGCGACGCTCACGAACGGCGACGACCCCGAGTTCGAGCGCACCGTCCCCGCCTCGCGGGAGATCCGCAACGGCGACCCGATCGAGCTCCAGTCCGGGAGCACCGTGGACTTCGGGCTCACCATCGCGCTGTTGCGTATCGCCGGTGATGGTCCCTGGACGTACACGCTCGGGTGGGGAATCCAGTAG
- a CDS encoding aldo/keto reductase yields the protein MELDYVPLGRTGTMVSELAMGTWRFGRETDSGVEIGENRAYDLLDAYESHGGRFIDTADIYGGGDSETWIGNWLADRDREDYVIASKIYWPTREHDPNGRGLSRKHLRRQIDLMLDRLGTDYIDLLYIHRWDDDTPAAEFMRTLNRFVEDGKVNYLGASTMYPNAWKVAKANELAERKGYEPFTVTQPRYNLADREVEANYLDMCADYDLGLCPWSPLAQGFLTGKYSREDQNPADSKVATEDRFRENYLTDENFDLLDELQAVADEVGASPAQTAIAWLQHHDRVSVPLLGARTVEQLEENLGAATVDLSQEQFERLADAKEQPLGHI from the coding sequence ATGGAACTGGACTACGTTCCGCTCGGACGGACGGGCACGATGGTCAGCGAACTCGCGATGGGCACCTGGCGCTTCGGCCGCGAGACGGATTCCGGCGTCGAGATCGGCGAGAACCGCGCCTACGACCTCCTCGACGCCTACGAGTCACACGGCGGACGCTTCATCGACACTGCGGACATCTACGGCGGCGGCGACAGCGAGACCTGGATCGGCAACTGGCTCGCCGACCGCGACCGCGAGGACTACGTCATCGCCTCGAAGATCTACTGGCCGACACGCGAGCACGACCCGAACGGCCGTGGCCTCTCGCGAAAACACCTCCGCCGACAGATCGACCTGATGCTCGACCGCCTCGGCACCGACTACATCGACCTGCTGTACATCCACCGCTGGGACGACGACACGCCGGCAGCGGAGTTCATGCGCACGCTCAACCGGTTCGTCGAGGACGGCAAGGTGAACTACCTCGGTGCGTCGACGATGTACCCCAACGCATGGAAGGTCGCGAAGGCGAACGAGCTCGCCGAACGCAAGGGCTACGAGCCGTTCACCGTCACACAGCCGCGGTACAACCTCGCCGACCGGGAGGTCGAGGCGAACTACCTCGACATGTGCGCCGACTACGACCTCGGCCTCTGTCCGTGGAGCCCGCTCGCACAGGGCTTCCTCACCGGAAAGTACAGCCGCGAGGACCAGAACCCGGCGGACTCGAAGGTCGCCACCGAGGACCGCTTCCGCGAGAACTACCTCACCGACGAGAACTTCGACCTACTCGACGAACTCCAGGCCGTCGCGGACGAGGTCGGCGCGTCGCCCGCCCAGACGGCCATCGCGTGGCTCCAGCACCACGACCGCGTCAGCGTCCCGCTGCTCGGTGCACGCACCGTCGAACAGCTCGAGGAGAACCTCGGCGCGGCGACGGTCGACCTCAGCCAGGAGCAGTTCGAACGGCTCGCCGACGCGAAGGAGCAGCCACTCGGCCACATCTGA
- a CDS encoding 5-formyltetrahydrofolate cyclo-ligase, translating to MDKETIRQRVWNDLDESGTARFPYPPHDRIPNFAGADAAADRLAGTDEWRAAETVKANPDAPQLPVRRAALRAGKTLYVAVPRLRDERCFVELDPDTVADIDAATTVGGLADAGVAVGPEDVPHVDLVVSGSVAISEDGARIGKGEGYSDLEFAVLSEFARVDDETTVATTVHERQVWPEPLPHDDHDVPMDLVVTPERTFRPSRAGRRPTGLDWAALSGERIGEIPVLQRLRDEDR from the coding sequence ATGGACAAGGAGACGATCCGCCAGCGGGTCTGGAACGACCTCGACGAGAGCGGGACGGCACGGTTCCCGTACCCGCCACACGACCGCATCCCGAACTTCGCCGGGGCGGACGCCGCGGCCGACCGACTGGCCGGGACCGACGAGTGGCGGGCCGCCGAGACGGTGAAGGCGAACCCCGACGCGCCGCAGTTGCCGGTCAGGCGCGCCGCACTCCGGGCGGGCAAGACGCTCTACGTCGCGGTCCCGCGGCTCCGCGACGAACGGTGCTTCGTCGAGCTCGACCCCGATACAGTCGCGGACATCGACGCCGCGACGACCGTCGGCGGGCTGGCCGACGCCGGCGTCGCTGTCGGCCCCGAGGACGTGCCACACGTCGATCTCGTCGTCAGCGGGAGCGTGGCCATCTCCGAGGACGGCGCGCGAATCGGTAAAGGGGAGGGCTACAGCGACCTCGAGTTCGCGGTCCTGTCCGAATTCGCCCGTGTCGACGACGAGACGACCGTCGCGACGACCGTCCACGAGCGACAGGTCTGGCCGGAGCCGTTACCGCACGACGACCACGACGTGCCGATGGACCTGGTGGTGACGCCTGAGCGGACGTTCCGGCCGTCGCGAGCGGGGCGGCGGCCGACCGGGCTCGACTGGGCGGCGCTCTCCGGGGAGCGGATCGGCGAGATACCGGTCCTGCAGCGGCTCCGCGACGAGGACCGGTGA
- a CDS encoding TrmB family transcriptional regulator, whose product MTDTDAGATDDIVAETVELLKSFELTEYEAKCFVALARIGQGTAKEASEVADVPQARVYDCMETLQDRGLVDVQQSKPRQYRGSDSDDALDTIERRVDRKLERLGELLPQLREGERGDEGGEIWVTDGSDEVAERMATLVGAADDEVMLAVAAPDLLTDDLLDALVLADEAGVDVTVGSPDGSIRQRVADRVAGATVVETWTWWETVPIRDGAVSSVLMTDGEALLVSADAATELPSVRTHRAVWTDSGEAPLVGMMRPLLANAIRGEVEGTATL is encoded by the coding sequence ATGACAGACACCGACGCGGGGGCGACCGACGACATCGTCGCGGAGACGGTCGAACTCCTCAAATCGTTCGAACTGACCGAGTACGAGGCGAAGTGCTTCGTCGCGCTCGCCCGCATCGGACAGGGGACCGCGAAGGAGGCCAGCGAGGTCGCCGATGTCCCACAGGCACGGGTGTACGACTGCATGGAGACCCTGCAGGACCGCGGTCTCGTCGACGTGCAGCAGTCCAAGCCGCGCCAGTACCGCGGCAGCGACTCCGACGACGCCCTCGACACCATCGAGCGGCGCGTCGACCGGAAGCTCGAACGCCTCGGCGAGCTCCTCCCCCAGCTCCGTGAGGGGGAGCGCGGCGACGAGGGCGGCGAGATCTGGGTCACCGACGGGAGCGACGAGGTCGCCGAACGGATGGCCACGCTCGTCGGCGCAGCAGACGACGAGGTGATGCTCGCCGTCGCCGCCCCCGACCTCCTCACAGACGACCTGCTCGACGCACTCGTCCTGGCGGACGAGGCCGGCGTCGACGTGACCGTCGGTTCACCCGACGGGTCCATCCGCCAGCGTGTCGCCGACCGCGTCGCGGGCGCGACCGTCGTCGAGACGTGGACCTGGTGGGAGACGGTCCCCATACGGGACGGTGCGGTGTCGAGTGTCCTGATGACCGACGGCGAGGCGTTGCTCGTCAGCGCCGACGCCGCGACGGAGCTCCCGAGCGTCCGCACCCACCGGGCCGTCTGGACCGACAGCGGCGAGGCACCGCTCGTCGGGATGATGCGCCCGCTGCTCGCGAACGCGATTCGCGGCGAGGTAGAAGGGACGGCGACGCTGTAG